Proteins encoded within one genomic window of Arachis ipaensis cultivar K30076 chromosome B08, Araip1.1, whole genome shotgun sequence:
- the LOC107611209 gene encoding uncharacterized protein LOC107611209: MVKEPTVALHLAKSSPSWLDPITNFLEHGKLPDDERAAKMLRREAAKYAIIQGQVFRKGLSQPLLKCLHPDQTDYVLKEVHEGCCGHHIGGIKQKFSSVEHPQTNGQVESANKVILLGLKRRLDNEKGAWADELASVLWSYRTTEQSSTGKTTFRLTYGVDTVIPVEVGELSPRLLLKGVEEAVEKDLVDEARESAHLSEVALKQRMALRYNTKVLRREFEENDLVLQHNDIGLPTPGEGKLAANWEGPYRVKEVLGKGAYKLERLDDKEIPRTWNAGNLRRFYS, translated from the exons ATGGTAAAGGAGCCGACGGTCGCCCTCCATTTGGCAAAATCAAGCCCCTCCTGGTTGGATCCCATCACAAATTTCCTGGAACATGGCAAACTACCTGACGATGAGAGAGCAGCCAAAATGTTGAGGAGAGAGGCAGCCAAATATGCAATCATACAGGGACAAGTGTTCAGAAAGGGGCTCAGCCAACCCCTATTGAAGTGCTtgcaccccgaccagacggactacgtacTTAAGGAAGTCCATGAGGGATGCTGcggccaccacatcgggg GCATAAAGCAGAAGTTCTCCTCGGTAGAGCATCCTCAGACAAATGGACAAGTAGAGTCCGCAAACAAAGTCATTTTGCTAGGCCTCAAAAGACGGCTAGACAACGAAAAGGGGGCATGGGCCGACGAACTTGCCTCCGTTCTATGGTCCTACCGCACAACCGAGCAAAGCTCCACAGGCAAAACCACCTTTCGCCTGACATACGGAGTTGATACAGTGATACCAGTGGAGGTTGGCGAGCTGAGTCCACGGTTACTTCTGAAAGGGGTAGAAGAGGCGGTTGAGAAGGACTTAGTGGATGAGGCCAGGGAAAGTGCTCACTTGTCGGAAGTAGCACTGAAACAAAGGATGGCGCTGCGCTACAACACTAAAGTGCTCAGAAGGGAGTTTGAAGAGAATGACCTCGTCTTGCAACACAACGACATTGGACTACCGACACCAGgtgaaggaaagctggcagcaaactgggaaggcccctacagggtCAAAGAAGTGCTTGGCAAAGGCGCCTACAAGTTGGAGAGACTCGACGACAAAGAAATTCCAAGAACATGGAATGCAGGTAACCTAAGGAGGTTCTATTCATAG
- the LOC107613439 gene encoding ALA-interacting subunit 3: MSSSGAAGAGSTDSTAARRNTKRPKYSKFTQQELPACKPILTPRAVISAFLLVSVVFVPVGVASLLASRKVVEIVYRYDSKCIPKNVTNKVAYIQSSADKACSITLNVTKHMKSPVYIYYQLDNFYQNHRRYVKSRSDEQLRKRGEENETSTCKPEDMVNGRAIVPCGLIAWSLFNDTYSFSVNKRNLTVNKKGISWKSDRNHKFGKDVFPKNFQNSSIIGGAHLNESIPLREQEDLIVWMRTAALPTFRKLYGKIEEDLKEGELINVTLNNNYNTYSFNGKKKLVLSTTTWLGGKNDFLGIAYLTVGGLCFFLALAFTIVYFVKPRQLGDPSYLSWNRNPGGH, encoded by the exons ATGTCATCTTCTGGTGCTGCTGGTGCTGGATCAACCGATTCCACAGCTGCAAGAAGAAACACCAAGCGGCCTAAGT ATTCAAAGTTTACACAGCAAGAACTTCCAGCGTGCAAGCCAATTCTTACGCCACGAGCG GTTATTTCGGCATTCTTGCTTGTTAGTGTTGTATTCGTCCCAGTTGGTGTTGCTTCATTACTCGCTTCACGAAAG GTTGTTGAAATTGTTTATAGGTATGATTCAAAGTGCATACCAAAGAATGTTACGAACAAGGTAGCTTATATTCAAAGTTCTGCTGATAAAGCATGTAGCATAACACTCAAT GTGACCAAGCATATGAAGTCACCTGTTTACATTTACTATCAGCTTGACAACTTCTACCAGAATCATCGCCG GTATGTAAAAAGCCGAAGTGATGAGCAGTTGAGGAAGCGTGGTGAAGAGAACGAAACAAGTACTTGTAAGCCTGAAGATATGGTCAATGGAAGGGCAATTGTACCTTGTGGTCTTATAGCTTGGAGTCTATTCAATGACACATACAGCTTCTCTGTCAACAAAAGGAATTTGACGGTGAACAAGAAAGGCATTTCTTGGAAGAGTGATAGGAATCACAAATTTGGAAAAGATGTTTTCCCTAAAAACTTCCAGAATAGTTCTATTATAGGTGGTGCACATCTGAATGAATCCATACCA CTGAGAGAGCAGGAGGATCTTATTGTCTGGATGCGAACTGCTGCACTACCAACTTTTAGGAAGTTGTACGGAAAAATAGAGGAGGATCTGAAAGAAGGTGAACTCATAAATGTAACATTGAACAACAACTATAACACATACAGTTTCAATGGCAAGAAGAAGCTTGTGTTGTCGACTACTACCTGGCTTGGTGGGAAGAATGACTTCCTTGGAATCGCCTACCTTACTGTTGGAGGATTGTGCTTCTTTTTGGCTTTGGCTTTTACCATTGTATATTTTGTTAAGCCAAG GCAACTTGGAGACCCTTCATATTTGTCATGGAATAGAAACCCAGGAGGGCATTGA